From Rhodamnia argentea isolate NSW1041297 chromosome 10, ASM2092103v1, whole genome shotgun sequence, a single genomic window includes:
- the LOC115729001 gene encoding uncharacterized protein LOC115729001 isoform X4 has product MFSIDAADWCFGNGNVNNKDLMVNCKLSRINSYEIMAWDLWDPPHIQESSIDMPLGCQHDFHGGCGVDLLEGNAANELACVQVLQILVRKADDEIDELEKHLVCLQSELACIEYEEWPNICCNALKEKIDYFRVSLKWLRCRDQDDSGARSNVNEEPTERMHDMVKALLRSHCHEKDQKHERSLETVDESSSTDAVDDPSVHSDSDGKQQGEPHPEALIAEPSNTTVKSSSLSARRDETTHNGNMVKLCEPKLEVVDDVEHGNGSASDTSRILNQPMELQGRTAKSDEPPDATTEYTVPDPSIHDGGCNRRTKTPNAVTGALPENNRNPDEEPRYSDQMLKIALKDGKEELKGALTKKQALLSSSPIVSGKTRNPDTSSSALTSLVEPGDPKSEHVMKTDPGEEVQISTAVKLQDDASVADRSNLIQSKWPHKQKGKRETEQNLSSSKSLQQVEIAPSASLSNTAGGRLFKIVNKCPNVNEPLTGKILKEFVLAIHSEARHPALAPDVTAGLVSQQQGKRQKTSNTVTSVWVTHMGNFEAEVSDSGCKTKPLMIKSEKSDDLHNELGILRSPAEVSLESLKVKDLRDIAKKHKLKNYSKLKKKLLVEQIANKVGRC; this is encoded by the exons ATGTTCAGCATTGATGCAGCCGACTGG TGTTTCGGGAATGGTAATGTTAACAACAAAGATTTGATGGTAAATTGCAAACTTTCCAGGATAAACAGTTACGAAATTATGGCATGGGATCTCTGGGATCCACCCCATATCCAAG AGAGCAGCATCGACATGCCACTTGGGTGTCAACATGACTTCCACGGAGGTTGTGGTGTTG ATCTACTAGAAGGGAATGCGGCGAATGAGCTGGCTTGTGTACAAGTGCTGCAAATATTGGTAAGGAAGGCCGATGACGAAATCGATGAACTAGAAAAGCATCTGGTGTGCCTGCAAAGTGAACTAGCGTGTATTGAATATGAAGAATGGCCTAACATATGCTGCAATGCattgaaagaaaagattgaTTACTTTCGTGTATCTCTGAAGTGGTTGAGGTGTAGAGATCAGGATGATTCTGGCGCTCGTTCAAATGTGAATGAGGAACCTACTGAGAGAATGCATGACATGGTGAAGGCTCTACTTAGGAGCCACTGCCATGAAAAGGACCAG AAGCATGAACGTTCTCTGGAAACAGTTGATGAAAGTTCCAGTACAGATGCAGTAGATGATCCATCTGTTCATTCCGATTCTGACGGGAAACAACAGGGGGAACCTCATCCTGAAGCTTTAATTGCAGAG CCCTCAAATACCACCGTCAAAAGCTCCAGTTTGTCTGCTCGAAGAGATGAAACTACTCACAATGGGAACATGGTTAAGCTGTGTGAGCCTAAACTGGAAGTTGTCGACGATGTTGAACATGGAAATGGTAGTGCTAGCGATACGAGCAGAATCTTAAATCAGCCTATGGAGCTGCAGGGGAGAACTGCGAAATCTGATGAG CCTCCAGATGCAACCACTGAGTATACTGTTCCAGATCCCTCTATTCATGATGGTGGTTGCAATCGGAGAACGAAGACACCTAACGCTGTAACAGGAGCACTTCCAGAAAACAACAGAAATCCTGATGAAGAGCCAAGATATAGCGATCAAATGCTGAAAATTGCCTTGAAAGATGGAAAGGAAGAACTGAAGGGTGCTCTTACCAAGAAGCAGGCCTTGCTGAGCTCATCTCCGATTGTTAGTGGGAAAACCAGAAATCCTGACACTAGTAGTTCTGCCTTGACCTCATTGGTAGAGCCAGGGGACCCGAAGAGTGAACATGTGATGAAGACAGATCCTGGGGAAGAAGTACAAATTTCCACTGCAGTCAAACTACAGGATGATGCTTCTGTTGCTGATAGATCCAACTTGATCCAGTCAAAGTGGCCACATAAGCAGAAGGGTAAGAGGGAAACAGAGCAAAATTTATCGAGTTCTAAAAGTTTGCAGCAAGTGGAAATTGCACCAAGTGCATCCCTTTCAAACACCGCAGGGGGACGATTATTCAAAATTGTTAATAAGTGCCCCAATGTAAATGAGCCTTTGACTGGAAAGATTTTAAAGGAGTTTGTTCTTGCAATCCACTCTGAAGCCAGACATCCTGCTCTTGCCCCTGATGTTACTGCAGGTTTGGTTTCTCAGCAACAAGGGAAAAGACAGAAGACATCGAACACAGTAACTTCTGTGTGGGTTACCCACATGGGCAACTTTGAAGCAGAAGTATCTGATTCTGGATGTAAGACCAAACCACTGATGATTAAATCTGAGAAATCAGATGAT
- the LOC115729001 gene encoding uncharacterized protein LOC115729001 isoform X2 has product MVTRTCAEDWRICCNLSTFSEATITNKGSILHLLGVARPASFIAPDDKNLQWVISCSALMQPTGINSYEIMAWDLWDPPHIQESSIDMPLGCQHDFHGGCGVDLLEGNAANELACVQVLQILVRKADDEIDELEKHLVCLQSELACIEYEEWPNICCNALKEKIDYFRVSLKWLRCRDQDDSGARSNVNEEPTERMHDMVKALLRSHCHEKDQKHERSLETVDESSSTDAVDDPSVHSDSDGKQQGEPHPEALIAEPSNTTVKSSSLSARRDETTHNGNMVKLCEPKLEVVDDVEHGNGSASDTSRILNQPMELQGRTAKSDEPPDATTEYTVPDPSIHDGGCNRRTKTPNAVTGALPENNRNPDEEPRYSDQMLKIALKDGKEELKGALTKKQALLSSSPIVSGKTRNPDTSSSALTSLVEPGDPKSEHVMKTDPGEEVQISTAVKLQDDASVADRSNLIQSKWPHKQKGKRETEQNLSSSKSLQQVEIAPSASLSNTAGGRLFKIVNKCPNVNEPLTGKILKEFVLAIHSEARHPALAPDVTAGLVSQQQGKRQKTSNTVTSVWVTHMGNFEAEVSDSGCKTKPLMIKSEKSDDLHNELGILRSPAEVSLESLKVKDLRDIAKKHKLKNYSKLKKKLLVEQIANKVGRC; this is encoded by the exons ATGGTGACTCGCACATGCGCAGAGGATTGGCGTAT CTGTTGCAATTTGTCGACATTTTCAGAAGCTACCATTACGAACAAAGGCTCCATTTTGCACCTTCTTGGCGTTGCGCGCCCAGCCTCTTTTATTGCGCCTGACGACAAGAACTTGCA GTGGGTGATTTCATGTTCAGCATTGATGCAGCCGACTGG GATAAACAGTTACGAAATTATGGCATGGGATCTCTGGGATCCACCCCATATCCAAG AGAGCAGCATCGACATGCCACTTGGGTGTCAACATGACTTCCACGGAGGTTGTGGTGTTG ATCTACTAGAAGGGAATGCGGCGAATGAGCTGGCTTGTGTACAAGTGCTGCAAATATTGGTAAGGAAGGCCGATGACGAAATCGATGAACTAGAAAAGCATCTGGTGTGCCTGCAAAGTGAACTAGCGTGTATTGAATATGAAGAATGGCCTAACATATGCTGCAATGCattgaaagaaaagattgaTTACTTTCGTGTATCTCTGAAGTGGTTGAGGTGTAGAGATCAGGATGATTCTGGCGCTCGTTCAAATGTGAATGAGGAACCTACTGAGAGAATGCATGACATGGTGAAGGCTCTACTTAGGAGCCACTGCCATGAAAAGGACCAG AAGCATGAACGTTCTCTGGAAACAGTTGATGAAAGTTCCAGTACAGATGCAGTAGATGATCCATCTGTTCATTCCGATTCTGACGGGAAACAACAGGGGGAACCTCATCCTGAAGCTTTAATTGCAGAG CCCTCAAATACCACCGTCAAAAGCTCCAGTTTGTCTGCTCGAAGAGATGAAACTACTCACAATGGGAACATGGTTAAGCTGTGTGAGCCTAAACTGGAAGTTGTCGACGATGTTGAACATGGAAATGGTAGTGCTAGCGATACGAGCAGAATCTTAAATCAGCCTATGGAGCTGCAGGGGAGAACTGCGAAATCTGATGAG CCTCCAGATGCAACCACTGAGTATACTGTTCCAGATCCCTCTATTCATGATGGTGGTTGCAATCGGAGAACGAAGACACCTAACGCTGTAACAGGAGCACTTCCAGAAAACAACAGAAATCCTGATGAAGAGCCAAGATATAGCGATCAAATGCTGAAAATTGCCTTGAAAGATGGAAAGGAAGAACTGAAGGGTGCTCTTACCAAGAAGCAGGCCTTGCTGAGCTCATCTCCGATTGTTAGTGGGAAAACCAGAAATCCTGACACTAGTAGTTCTGCCTTGACCTCATTGGTAGAGCCAGGGGACCCGAAGAGTGAACATGTGATGAAGACAGATCCTGGGGAAGAAGTACAAATTTCCACTGCAGTCAAACTACAGGATGATGCTTCTGTTGCTGATAGATCCAACTTGATCCAGTCAAAGTGGCCACATAAGCAGAAGGGTAAGAGGGAAACAGAGCAAAATTTATCGAGTTCTAAAAGTTTGCAGCAAGTGGAAATTGCACCAAGTGCATCCCTTTCAAACACCGCAGGGGGACGATTATTCAAAATTGTTAATAAGTGCCCCAATGTAAATGAGCCTTTGACTGGAAAGATTTTAAAGGAGTTTGTTCTTGCAATCCACTCTGAAGCCAGACATCCTGCTCTTGCCCCTGATGTTACTGCAGGTTTGGTTTCTCAGCAACAAGGGAAAAGACAGAAGACATCGAACACAGTAACTTCTGTGTGGGTTACCCACATGGGCAACTTTGAAGCAGAAGTATCTGATTCTGGATGTAAGACCAAACCACTGATGATTAAATCTGAGAAATCAGATGAT
- the LOC115729001 gene encoding uncharacterized protein LOC115729001 isoform X6 has product MQPTGINSYEIMAWDLWDPPHIQESSIDMPLGCQHDFHGGCGVDLLEGNAANELACVQVLQILVRKADDEIDELEKHLVCLQSELACIEYEEWPNICCNALKEKIDYFRVSLKWLRCRDQDDSGARSNVNEEPTERMHDMVKALLRSHCHEKDQKHERSLETVDESSSTDAVDDPSVHSDSDGKQQGEPHPEALIAEPSNTTVKSSSLSARRDETTHNGNMVKLCEPKLEVVDDVEHGNGSASDTSRILNQPMELQGRTAKSDEPPDATTEYTVPDPSIHDGGCNRRTKTPNAVTGALPENNRNPDEEPRYSDQMLKIALKDGKEELKGALTKKQALLSSSPIVSGKTRNPDTSSSALTSLVEPGDPKSEHVMKTDPGEEVQISTAVKLQDDASVADRSNLIQSKWPHKQKGKRETEQNLSSSKSLQQVEIAPSASLSNTAGGRLFKIVNKCPNVNEPLTGKILKEFVLAIHSEARHPALAPDVTAGLVSQQQGKRQKTSNTVTSVWVTHMGNFEAEVSDSGCKTKPLMIKSEKSDDLHNELGILRSPAEVSLESLKVKDLRDIAKKHKLKNYSKLKKKLLVEQIANKVGRC; this is encoded by the exons ATGCAGCCGACTGG GATAAACAGTTACGAAATTATGGCATGGGATCTCTGGGATCCACCCCATATCCAAG AGAGCAGCATCGACATGCCACTTGGGTGTCAACATGACTTCCACGGAGGTTGTGGTGTTG ATCTACTAGAAGGGAATGCGGCGAATGAGCTGGCTTGTGTACAAGTGCTGCAAATATTGGTAAGGAAGGCCGATGACGAAATCGATGAACTAGAAAAGCATCTGGTGTGCCTGCAAAGTGAACTAGCGTGTATTGAATATGAAGAATGGCCTAACATATGCTGCAATGCattgaaagaaaagattgaTTACTTTCGTGTATCTCTGAAGTGGTTGAGGTGTAGAGATCAGGATGATTCTGGCGCTCGTTCAAATGTGAATGAGGAACCTACTGAGAGAATGCATGACATGGTGAAGGCTCTACTTAGGAGCCACTGCCATGAAAAGGACCAG AAGCATGAACGTTCTCTGGAAACAGTTGATGAAAGTTCCAGTACAGATGCAGTAGATGATCCATCTGTTCATTCCGATTCTGACGGGAAACAACAGGGGGAACCTCATCCTGAAGCTTTAATTGCAGAG CCCTCAAATACCACCGTCAAAAGCTCCAGTTTGTCTGCTCGAAGAGATGAAACTACTCACAATGGGAACATGGTTAAGCTGTGTGAGCCTAAACTGGAAGTTGTCGACGATGTTGAACATGGAAATGGTAGTGCTAGCGATACGAGCAGAATCTTAAATCAGCCTATGGAGCTGCAGGGGAGAACTGCGAAATCTGATGAG CCTCCAGATGCAACCACTGAGTATACTGTTCCAGATCCCTCTATTCATGATGGTGGTTGCAATCGGAGAACGAAGACACCTAACGCTGTAACAGGAGCACTTCCAGAAAACAACAGAAATCCTGATGAAGAGCCAAGATATAGCGATCAAATGCTGAAAATTGCCTTGAAAGATGGAAAGGAAGAACTGAAGGGTGCTCTTACCAAGAAGCAGGCCTTGCTGAGCTCATCTCCGATTGTTAGTGGGAAAACCAGAAATCCTGACACTAGTAGTTCTGCCTTGACCTCATTGGTAGAGCCAGGGGACCCGAAGAGTGAACATGTGATGAAGACAGATCCTGGGGAAGAAGTACAAATTTCCACTGCAGTCAAACTACAGGATGATGCTTCTGTTGCTGATAGATCCAACTTGATCCAGTCAAAGTGGCCACATAAGCAGAAGGGTAAGAGGGAAACAGAGCAAAATTTATCGAGTTCTAAAAGTTTGCAGCAAGTGGAAATTGCACCAAGTGCATCCCTTTCAAACACCGCAGGGGGACGATTATTCAAAATTGTTAATAAGTGCCCCAATGTAAATGAGCCTTTGACTGGAAAGATTTTAAAGGAGTTTGTTCTTGCAATCCACTCTGAAGCCAGACATCCTGCTCTTGCCCCTGATGTTACTGCAGGTTTGGTTTCTCAGCAACAAGGGAAAAGACAGAAGACATCGAACACAGTAACTTCTGTGTGGGTTACCCACATGGGCAACTTTGAAGCAGAAGTATCTGATTCTGGATGTAAGACCAAACCACTGATGATTAAATCTGAGAAATCAGATGAT
- the LOC115729001 gene encoding uncharacterized protein LOC115729001 isoform X5: MQPTGINSYEIMAWDLWDPPHIQGEPESSIDMPLGCQHDFHGGCGVDLLEGNAANELACVQVLQILVRKADDEIDELEKHLVCLQSELACIEYEEWPNICCNALKEKIDYFRVSLKWLRCRDQDDSGARSNVNEEPTERMHDMVKALLRSHCHEKDQKHERSLETVDESSSTDAVDDPSVHSDSDGKQQGEPHPEALIAEPSNTTVKSSSLSARRDETTHNGNMVKLCEPKLEVVDDVEHGNGSASDTSRILNQPMELQGRTAKSDEPPDATTEYTVPDPSIHDGGCNRRTKTPNAVTGALPENNRNPDEEPRYSDQMLKIALKDGKEELKGALTKKQALLSSSPIVSGKTRNPDTSSSALTSLVEPGDPKSEHVMKTDPGEEVQISTAVKLQDDASVADRSNLIQSKWPHKQKGKRETEQNLSSSKSLQQVEIAPSASLSNTAGGRLFKIVNKCPNVNEPLTGKILKEFVLAIHSEARHPALAPDVTAGLVSQQQGKRQKTSNTVTSVWVTHMGNFEAEVSDSGCKTKPLMIKSEKSDDLHNELGILRSPAEVSLESLKVKDLRDIAKKHKLKNYSKLKKKLLVEQIANKVGRC, encoded by the exons ATGCAGCCGACTGG GATAAACAGTTACGAAATTATGGCATGGGATCTCTGGGATCCACCCCATATCCAAG GTGAACCAGAGAGCAGCATCGACATGCCACTTGGGTGTCAACATGACTTCCACGGAGGTTGTGGTGTTG ATCTACTAGAAGGGAATGCGGCGAATGAGCTGGCTTGTGTACAAGTGCTGCAAATATTGGTAAGGAAGGCCGATGACGAAATCGATGAACTAGAAAAGCATCTGGTGTGCCTGCAAAGTGAACTAGCGTGTATTGAATATGAAGAATGGCCTAACATATGCTGCAATGCattgaaagaaaagattgaTTACTTTCGTGTATCTCTGAAGTGGTTGAGGTGTAGAGATCAGGATGATTCTGGCGCTCGTTCAAATGTGAATGAGGAACCTACTGAGAGAATGCATGACATGGTGAAGGCTCTACTTAGGAGCCACTGCCATGAAAAGGACCAG AAGCATGAACGTTCTCTGGAAACAGTTGATGAAAGTTCCAGTACAGATGCAGTAGATGATCCATCTGTTCATTCCGATTCTGACGGGAAACAACAGGGGGAACCTCATCCTGAAGCTTTAATTGCAGAG CCCTCAAATACCACCGTCAAAAGCTCCAGTTTGTCTGCTCGAAGAGATGAAACTACTCACAATGGGAACATGGTTAAGCTGTGTGAGCCTAAACTGGAAGTTGTCGACGATGTTGAACATGGAAATGGTAGTGCTAGCGATACGAGCAGAATCTTAAATCAGCCTATGGAGCTGCAGGGGAGAACTGCGAAATCTGATGAG CCTCCAGATGCAACCACTGAGTATACTGTTCCAGATCCCTCTATTCATGATGGTGGTTGCAATCGGAGAACGAAGACACCTAACGCTGTAACAGGAGCACTTCCAGAAAACAACAGAAATCCTGATGAAGAGCCAAGATATAGCGATCAAATGCTGAAAATTGCCTTGAAAGATGGAAAGGAAGAACTGAAGGGTGCTCTTACCAAGAAGCAGGCCTTGCTGAGCTCATCTCCGATTGTTAGTGGGAAAACCAGAAATCCTGACACTAGTAGTTCTGCCTTGACCTCATTGGTAGAGCCAGGGGACCCGAAGAGTGAACATGTGATGAAGACAGATCCTGGGGAAGAAGTACAAATTTCCACTGCAGTCAAACTACAGGATGATGCTTCTGTTGCTGATAGATCCAACTTGATCCAGTCAAAGTGGCCACATAAGCAGAAGGGTAAGAGGGAAACAGAGCAAAATTTATCGAGTTCTAAAAGTTTGCAGCAAGTGGAAATTGCACCAAGTGCATCCCTTTCAAACACCGCAGGGGGACGATTATTCAAAATTGTTAATAAGTGCCCCAATGTAAATGAGCCTTTGACTGGAAAGATTTTAAAGGAGTTTGTTCTTGCAATCCACTCTGAAGCCAGACATCCTGCTCTTGCCCCTGATGTTACTGCAGGTTTGGTTTCTCAGCAACAAGGGAAAAGACAGAAGACATCGAACACAGTAACTTCTGTGTGGGTTACCCACATGGGCAACTTTGAAGCAGAAGTATCTGATTCTGGATGTAAGACCAAACCACTGATGATTAAATCTGAGAAATCAGATGAT
- the LOC115729001 gene encoding uncharacterized protein LOC115729001 isoform X1 has translation MVTRTCAEDWRICCNLSTFSEATITNKGSILHLLGVARPASFIAPDDKNLQWVISCSALMQPTGINSYEIMAWDLWDPPHIQGEPESSIDMPLGCQHDFHGGCGVDLLEGNAANELACVQVLQILVRKADDEIDELEKHLVCLQSELACIEYEEWPNICCNALKEKIDYFRVSLKWLRCRDQDDSGARSNVNEEPTERMHDMVKALLRSHCHEKDQKHERSLETVDESSSTDAVDDPSVHSDSDGKQQGEPHPEALIAEPSNTTVKSSSLSARRDETTHNGNMVKLCEPKLEVVDDVEHGNGSASDTSRILNQPMELQGRTAKSDEPPDATTEYTVPDPSIHDGGCNRRTKTPNAVTGALPENNRNPDEEPRYSDQMLKIALKDGKEELKGALTKKQALLSSSPIVSGKTRNPDTSSSALTSLVEPGDPKSEHVMKTDPGEEVQISTAVKLQDDASVADRSNLIQSKWPHKQKGKRETEQNLSSSKSLQQVEIAPSASLSNTAGGRLFKIVNKCPNVNEPLTGKILKEFVLAIHSEARHPALAPDVTAGLVSQQQGKRQKTSNTVTSVWVTHMGNFEAEVSDSGCKTKPLMIKSEKSDDLHNELGILRSPAEVSLESLKVKDLRDIAKKHKLKNYSKLKKKLLVEQIANKVGRC, from the exons ATGGTGACTCGCACATGCGCAGAGGATTGGCGTAT CTGTTGCAATTTGTCGACATTTTCAGAAGCTACCATTACGAACAAAGGCTCCATTTTGCACCTTCTTGGCGTTGCGCGCCCAGCCTCTTTTATTGCGCCTGACGACAAGAACTTGCA GTGGGTGATTTCATGTTCAGCATTGATGCAGCCGACTGG GATAAACAGTTACGAAATTATGGCATGGGATCTCTGGGATCCACCCCATATCCAAG GTGAACCAGAGAGCAGCATCGACATGCCACTTGGGTGTCAACATGACTTCCACGGAGGTTGTGGTGTTG ATCTACTAGAAGGGAATGCGGCGAATGAGCTGGCTTGTGTACAAGTGCTGCAAATATTGGTAAGGAAGGCCGATGACGAAATCGATGAACTAGAAAAGCATCTGGTGTGCCTGCAAAGTGAACTAGCGTGTATTGAATATGAAGAATGGCCTAACATATGCTGCAATGCattgaaagaaaagattgaTTACTTTCGTGTATCTCTGAAGTGGTTGAGGTGTAGAGATCAGGATGATTCTGGCGCTCGTTCAAATGTGAATGAGGAACCTACTGAGAGAATGCATGACATGGTGAAGGCTCTACTTAGGAGCCACTGCCATGAAAAGGACCAG AAGCATGAACGTTCTCTGGAAACAGTTGATGAAAGTTCCAGTACAGATGCAGTAGATGATCCATCTGTTCATTCCGATTCTGACGGGAAACAACAGGGGGAACCTCATCCTGAAGCTTTAATTGCAGAG CCCTCAAATACCACCGTCAAAAGCTCCAGTTTGTCTGCTCGAAGAGATGAAACTACTCACAATGGGAACATGGTTAAGCTGTGTGAGCCTAAACTGGAAGTTGTCGACGATGTTGAACATGGAAATGGTAGTGCTAGCGATACGAGCAGAATCTTAAATCAGCCTATGGAGCTGCAGGGGAGAACTGCGAAATCTGATGAG CCTCCAGATGCAACCACTGAGTATACTGTTCCAGATCCCTCTATTCATGATGGTGGTTGCAATCGGAGAACGAAGACACCTAACGCTGTAACAGGAGCACTTCCAGAAAACAACAGAAATCCTGATGAAGAGCCAAGATATAGCGATCAAATGCTGAAAATTGCCTTGAAAGATGGAAAGGAAGAACTGAAGGGTGCTCTTACCAAGAAGCAGGCCTTGCTGAGCTCATCTCCGATTGTTAGTGGGAAAACCAGAAATCCTGACACTAGTAGTTCTGCCTTGACCTCATTGGTAGAGCCAGGGGACCCGAAGAGTGAACATGTGATGAAGACAGATCCTGGGGAAGAAGTACAAATTTCCACTGCAGTCAAACTACAGGATGATGCTTCTGTTGCTGATAGATCCAACTTGATCCAGTCAAAGTGGCCACATAAGCAGAAGGGTAAGAGGGAAACAGAGCAAAATTTATCGAGTTCTAAAAGTTTGCAGCAAGTGGAAATTGCACCAAGTGCATCCCTTTCAAACACCGCAGGGGGACGATTATTCAAAATTGTTAATAAGTGCCCCAATGTAAATGAGCCTTTGACTGGAAAGATTTTAAAGGAGTTTGTTCTTGCAATCCACTCTGAAGCCAGACATCCTGCTCTTGCCCCTGATGTTACTGCAGGTTTGGTTTCTCAGCAACAAGGGAAAAGACAGAAGACATCGAACACAGTAACTTCTGTGTGGGTTACCCACATGGGCAACTTTGAAGCAGAAGTATCTGATTCTGGATGTAAGACCAAACCACTGATGATTAAATCTGAGAAATCAGATGAT
- the LOC115729001 gene encoding uncharacterized protein LOC115729001 isoform X3, translated as MFSIDAADWCFGNGNVNNKDLMVNCKLSRINSYEIMAWDLWDPPHIQGEPESSIDMPLGCQHDFHGGCGVDLLEGNAANELACVQVLQILVRKADDEIDELEKHLVCLQSELACIEYEEWPNICCNALKEKIDYFRVSLKWLRCRDQDDSGARSNVNEEPTERMHDMVKALLRSHCHEKDQKHERSLETVDESSSTDAVDDPSVHSDSDGKQQGEPHPEALIAEPSNTTVKSSSLSARRDETTHNGNMVKLCEPKLEVVDDVEHGNGSASDTSRILNQPMELQGRTAKSDEPPDATTEYTVPDPSIHDGGCNRRTKTPNAVTGALPENNRNPDEEPRYSDQMLKIALKDGKEELKGALTKKQALLSSSPIVSGKTRNPDTSSSALTSLVEPGDPKSEHVMKTDPGEEVQISTAVKLQDDASVADRSNLIQSKWPHKQKGKRETEQNLSSSKSLQQVEIAPSASLSNTAGGRLFKIVNKCPNVNEPLTGKILKEFVLAIHSEARHPALAPDVTAGLVSQQQGKRQKTSNTVTSVWVTHMGNFEAEVSDSGCKTKPLMIKSEKSDDLHNELGILRSPAEVSLESLKVKDLRDIAKKHKLKNYSKLKKKLLVEQIANKVGRC; from the exons ATGTTCAGCATTGATGCAGCCGACTGG TGTTTCGGGAATGGTAATGTTAACAACAAAGATTTGATGGTAAATTGCAAACTTTCCAGGATAAACAGTTACGAAATTATGGCATGGGATCTCTGGGATCCACCCCATATCCAAG GTGAACCAGAGAGCAGCATCGACATGCCACTTGGGTGTCAACATGACTTCCACGGAGGTTGTGGTGTTG ATCTACTAGAAGGGAATGCGGCGAATGAGCTGGCTTGTGTACAAGTGCTGCAAATATTGGTAAGGAAGGCCGATGACGAAATCGATGAACTAGAAAAGCATCTGGTGTGCCTGCAAAGTGAACTAGCGTGTATTGAATATGAAGAATGGCCTAACATATGCTGCAATGCattgaaagaaaagattgaTTACTTTCGTGTATCTCTGAAGTGGTTGAGGTGTAGAGATCAGGATGATTCTGGCGCTCGTTCAAATGTGAATGAGGAACCTACTGAGAGAATGCATGACATGGTGAAGGCTCTACTTAGGAGCCACTGCCATGAAAAGGACCAG AAGCATGAACGTTCTCTGGAAACAGTTGATGAAAGTTCCAGTACAGATGCAGTAGATGATCCATCTGTTCATTCCGATTCTGACGGGAAACAACAGGGGGAACCTCATCCTGAAGCTTTAATTGCAGAG CCCTCAAATACCACCGTCAAAAGCTCCAGTTTGTCTGCTCGAAGAGATGAAACTACTCACAATGGGAACATGGTTAAGCTGTGTGAGCCTAAACTGGAAGTTGTCGACGATGTTGAACATGGAAATGGTAGTGCTAGCGATACGAGCAGAATCTTAAATCAGCCTATGGAGCTGCAGGGGAGAACTGCGAAATCTGATGAG CCTCCAGATGCAACCACTGAGTATACTGTTCCAGATCCCTCTATTCATGATGGTGGTTGCAATCGGAGAACGAAGACACCTAACGCTGTAACAGGAGCACTTCCAGAAAACAACAGAAATCCTGATGAAGAGCCAAGATATAGCGATCAAATGCTGAAAATTGCCTTGAAAGATGGAAAGGAAGAACTGAAGGGTGCTCTTACCAAGAAGCAGGCCTTGCTGAGCTCATCTCCGATTGTTAGTGGGAAAACCAGAAATCCTGACACTAGTAGTTCTGCCTTGACCTCATTGGTAGAGCCAGGGGACCCGAAGAGTGAACATGTGATGAAGACAGATCCTGGGGAAGAAGTACAAATTTCCACTGCAGTCAAACTACAGGATGATGCTTCTGTTGCTGATAGATCCAACTTGATCCAGTCAAAGTGGCCACATAAGCAGAAGGGTAAGAGGGAAACAGAGCAAAATTTATCGAGTTCTAAAAGTTTGCAGCAAGTGGAAATTGCACCAAGTGCATCCCTTTCAAACACCGCAGGGGGACGATTATTCAAAATTGTTAATAAGTGCCCCAATGTAAATGAGCCTTTGACTGGAAAGATTTTAAAGGAGTTTGTTCTTGCAATCCACTCTGAAGCCAGACATCCTGCTCTTGCCCCTGATGTTACTGCAGGTTTGGTTTCTCAGCAACAAGGGAAAAGACAGAAGACATCGAACACAGTAACTTCTGTGTGGGTTACCCACATGGGCAACTTTGAAGCAGAAGTATCTGATTCTGGATGTAAGACCAAACCACTGATGATTAAATCTGAGAAATCAGATGAT